In Dryocola sp. LX212, the genomic stretch ATGAGTCTGCCAAATAAGGGCAATCAGGGGTGCTAAATAATTAACGCTGACAACTCAGATATGATTGAACGGCAAACGTAACAGAGGGTGTAATCTTGAAGACAATCTTAAAAACGCTGGCCATCTGCGTAATGGCGGGTGGTTTGGTGGCTCAGTCGGTATACGCCGAGCCGCTGGTCATTCAGGAACAGGGAAGTTTTTCTGCTGGTGGCACCGTCATCACCGCACCAGGAACATTTGACGCGAAAAAGCCGCTGGATTCAGCTGGCCAAACCTATCATGGCGATCATGCCTCAGTGTTCTACCAAATTCCGGAAAATCCGCATAAATACCCTATCGTCATGCTGCACGGCGCAGGTCAGTTCTCCCGTACCTGGGAAAGTACTCCGGATGGTCGTGAAGGTTTCCAGAACATATTCCTGCGTCGTGGATTCTCAACCTATCTTGTCGATCAGCCACGCCGGGGCAGCGCCGGGCGCACGACGGTAGAAGGTACGGTTACGCCAAAACCAGATGAGCAGATGTGGTTCAACCAGTTCCGCGTTGGCGTGTGGCCAGAGTATTTTAAGGGCGTTCAATTCTCTCACGACAAAAAAGCACTGAATCAGTATTTCCGTCAGATGACCCCAAATACCGGGCCGTTTGATATCAATGGTATCTCTGATGCGATGTCCGCAGTAGTGGATAAATCCGGCCCGGCGATCCTCTTCACCCACTCTCAGGGGGGCGGACCAGGCTGGTATACGGCGATGAAAAACGACAAGGTCAAAGCCATTGTCGCCTTTGAGCCTGGAAGCAGCTTTGTCTTCCCGGAAAAAGAACTCCCTGCCCCTATGCGAAGTGCATTCGACACGCTGAAAGGTGAGCCTGTGCCAATGGAGCAGTTTATGGCACTGACCAAAATCCAGATTCTGATTATTTATGGCGATAACATACCGGATAAGCCTGTCGCCATGCCCGCGCAGGACAGCTGGCGCGTACGTCTGGCGATGGCTCGCGAGTGGCGTGACGTGACGTGGTGAATAAGCATGGCGGGGATGTGACGGTAACGCATCTGCCAGAAGTGGGAATCAAAGGGAATACCCACTTCCCGTTTTCTGACCTCAATAATGTGCAGATTGCTGATTTAGTGAGTAAATTCCTGAAAGAGAAAGATCTGCAATAGGAAGAGCCAGTATTGAGCCTTCACTAGTGAAGGCTCAATATAAACATCAGTTTTATCAAAAAATAAAATGAGAACGTGACGGTCTACTTTGAGCGAAAAGCGGAAGTTTGCTTTCAGGTAACCTAACCCGCATACCAGAGGATCGCTAAAAGAGAATGGTTCGTTTAAGGGGTATATTTACACCGACGTCGTCGGTGAGAATGAAAAGACATCCATAAAGACTAAAATCGTCATCAGATGCCTGGCATATGGAAATGTGTCACCTATCCGAATTTCTCTCTATGTCACTGAAGATCAAAAAAAGTCAAAGCAAGATTGAAAAACCGCGTATGCGGCTTTTCTTTAATGCAGAAGGGTAGAGAGATTTACGCCTTTCGGATCAACAGCAAAGAGGAGAGTTATGAGCAATAGGTCATTTGTTGGTATGTTGAATGAGGGTGATAAGCCCCGGAAGCTCTCTTTCTATGTCCTCCCTGCGCAGTACAGCTACTGCCATATTCCCCTTATCAACTACACTAATCAATCCTGTTTCACGTAGTACCTTAAAGTGATGTGAGCGTGTGGCACGCGTTACCGTCAACCCAAAAGTGGAACAATGGCGCTCAGCTCCCGGCTGGTCGGCCAGCAATTCACGCACGATCAACAGTCTCACCGGGTCAGCCAGCGCTTTGAAAACCTTAATAATATCAAGAGTATTTTGCTCCATAGTGCTCTCTTTTTTCATGGCAAATCCTAATTTGTAAGTTCATTACAACATTTTATTGACAAAACTCCTACATATCATCAATCTTAACGAACGTTAGATGGACATCTAACGTATCACGATGCCCATCATCAGTCGGCGAGTTTAGCCATATCTGACTGCGTCTGGTGGAGCTGTATTCATCCAAGAAAATTGATTGAGGTTACGGGATTTCCATGTCTTTTACTGAAAGTGCAGTCGATGAGTTGATCATCGAGACCGGTTCGTATAACTATCAAAGTACGATACCTAAGTCGTGTGTTCATCGTGCAGCGATAGGGGAGGTTTTTTTAACGGACATCAGGAAGATTAACGATAATAAATATATTACTGCTGGATACCTTCCCAAATCTCATATTTACTTTAATGACCTGAACTCTAACGTCACTGGCAAAAAAGTTTATGATGCAATTCTCCTCCTGGAGATATGTCGCCAGTCCTCTATTTACGTCACACACAATTTCTTTGATGTACCTTATAGTGCTAAGTTTGTATTTGATGATGCCGATTTCACATTACTGGAAAGCGAAATAGAGTATAAAGAAAGCTGTTCAAATGTCATCATCGAAGTCAACGTCATTGAACGTAAACACAGAAAAATGACATTGACCGGCCTTATATTCCAAATGGACATTTATGTGGACGGCAATCTTTGTGCACGGAAAGAGATGAATATTTCATGGATGGAAGTCCTTAAATGGAATCGCCTGCGTAGTAATAGGCCCCAAGAATGTTACAATACTATGATTCACCAACGGGCATCAGCTCTCTCTGTGGGCCGCCAGTTGCCGCTGAACGTCGTGATAAGCAATATCCAGTTGAACAAAGATACAGGTACTACGACGCTGGTCATTGATCAGAATCATCCCTCCATATTCGATCACCATCTGGATCATGTGCCTGGAATGTTATTAATAGAAGCCTTCAGGCAGACAGCAATAGTCACCATGCAGCACTATTTTGATACATTGAATGACCATCTGGTTATTAGTCGCTACAGAATTAACTTTCAACGCTTTTGTGAATTCAACCTCCCTGTGTACTGTCATATTGATGTTGGTAATATATTAAATACAAAAAATGAAGAGCACATCATTATTCCAATGATCATTTCTCAGGGCGATAATGTCATCTCGCAGGCTGAGCTAACTGTTACAAACAAAAAATAAGACGTAAGCATATCATATGAAAATAATCTGGTTTGATTTTGGCGGTGTGCTATCTCCGTCTATCCCTGAACTGTTCGATTCTTATTATGAAAAAACCGGCATCCCTGCGCAGTTGTTACATAAGGCAATGAAATCAGTTGCAGATGAAATGAATATGGATGTTCTGGCCCCTATCGAAATAGCAGCGATTACTGAGCAGGAATGGGGAACAAAACTTCGAAAACATCTGCAGACAATTGCACCAGAGATTGATTTATCAAAAGCCAGACTCGAGCACTTTGGTGAACAATGGTTTGATGGTATTAAGCCTAATCCTCACATGATCGCGTTATTCCATCAGGTCAGATCTTCCGGCCTGAAAGCCGGTATTCTCACCAATAATGTGGTGGAATGGGAAAGTCACTGGAAGCGCGTTGTGGGTATCACCGATCAGGCAGATATTATCATTGATTCCTGCAAGATTGGTTTCCGTAAGCCTCAGTCTGAAATTTTCGTTATTGCAGCCCGTGAGGCCGGCGTCCGGCCTGAAGAGTGCCTGCTGATTGATGATGTTGAGGATAACTGTTCAGCTGCAAATCAGATGGGCTGGAAGAGTGTCCACTTCCGCGAAAGCGCCAGTGTAGTGGCGCAAGTCAGTGACTTATTGCTGACAAGGGAGGGCGCGATGATATGACTCTCTTGACAATATGGCCATCAGTGACGGATATCCCGCATTACGACTGTACCCCAGGGTACGAAGTGCTGGTTCCGGCAACTTATCAACAGCCGGGTAAAATACGACTTCTCAGCGGACATGAAGCCTGGCATGTCATCAATTATCATGAGGTCAAAAAAATACTGACCAGCAATGCCTGCCTCCGGGCACCCTCCAACCTGCCTGATGCCCCCAGTATTTTACCGACCCTGACCCCAAAAGATTTACTGCTGAATCTTGATTTTCCCCATCATTCACGCATGAAGCGTTTTGTGGCAAAGGATTACAGTGCCAGTAGTCTGGCATGGCTTATTCCTCATACAAAAGATGCGATAGAAACACTTTGGCATCATGTCAAAGACTACCGGGAATTCGATTTATATCAGGAGGTGCTTGATCCACTGGCAGTGCAAATCAACTGTCTGTTACTGGGGATCCCTGTTGAAGAAAAAGATTATTTCCGTGTGTTGAGCGTAACGGTCCAAAAAGCCAGTGCACATAAGGTGGATGAACTTATCACCCGGTTTACGGAATTGTACGAATATCTTTTCGAACATGTCAGAGGTCTTCGCCCGCACAGTGAAGAGGGGATGATCGCACGATTTATGTCTATGCGGGACAGTTCATCGCCCCCATTGAGTGACGAAGAACTTACTGCACTTCTGCTCGGATCATTATTGGGTGGTGACCAGAATACGCTCACGGTAATGACCAAAATATTCTATGCCATGCTGTTCACTGGCAGCTTATGGAAACAGGTTGTTGCGTATCCAGATACGACAGAGCAGGTGGTGAATGAACTGATCCGCCTGACCAACCTCGGAACTGCATCAGCCTTCCCGCGTATTTGCTCAGAGCCGGTAGAACTGGCCAGCGTCTGCATCCCGGCCGGCGCGACAATTTATCCGGACGTCTATCTTGCTAACCGTGATCCTTCAGTTTATGCCGAACCACGGGTTATCGATCCTTTCCGCGATGGACCACGACATTTGCAGTTTGGGTATGGCATGCACCATTGCATGGGCCAGGAACTGGCAAAACTGGAAATTTGTGCTGCCATCCGGACGATTGCACAGCTTGCCCCTGATTTAAAATTGTCAGCTGAAATCCCGCCAGAAAATTATCAGTGGGATGAGGGGATCATCCTCCGGAGACCAGCCCAACTTCCGGTGTGTCTTACCGGTATTACAGAAAAGGTTAACTAATGCAAACCCAAGCTCTTGAAGCAAAATCTTCTTCAACCCTCACCCTGCTTTGCATTCTGATCGCGGTGTTTGTGGTTCCGACATCCATTTCAGGCACTGCCATAGCACTGCCCGCCATCAGCGCCAGTCTGCATCCACAAACGGCATCCCTGCAATGGGTCGTTAATGCATTTAACCTGACTTTTGCCAGTTTTACTCTGGCCTGGGGAGGACTGGCAGATGTCTTTGGCAGTAAGCGCACATTTGTTACCGGATGCATACTCTATTTCCTCGCCTCCGTGTTATCGTGGTGTGCCGGAAATATCTATGTTCTTGATGCGGCCCGTGCTCTGGCAGGTATTGGCGGCGCTGCAATATTTTCCTGTGGCAGCGCTATCCTGATCCAGACCTTCAGTGGTGTAAAACGCACACGCGCCTTTGCACTGTTCGGTACGACGGCCGGGCTGGGAATTACTTTTGGTCCGACGCTCTCTGGCTGGTTGCTGGGTATCGCTGGCTGGCGGGAAATTTTCCTCATCCATGCTCTTTCCCTGTTTGTCGTGCTGATCCTGAGTACTTCAGTTTCTGGTGCATCAAAGAAAATAGATAAGCTCACTTTCGATTTCTACGGTATCGTACTGTTTATTATTGCTTTATTCCTGATAATGAGTGGTATTACCCAAGGAGCTGAACTCGGCTGGACCAGCAACACCACAATTATCCAGTTGGGTCTGGGATGTAGTGTTTTCCTTGCATTCGTGGTCGCAGAGAAAAAAGCCGCCAGCCCGGTTATCAATTTTGCTCTGTTGGGAAATCAATTTTTCCTGTCTTTAATTCTGATCCCGGTAGTGGCAAGTTTCTGTTTTGTTACGCTGTTGACCTGGTTCCCGACCT encodes the following:
- a CDS encoding ArsR/SmtB family transcription factor, with the protein product MKKESTMEQNTLDIIKVFKALADPVRLLIVRELLADQPGAERHCSTFGLTVTRATRSHHFKVLRETGLISVVDKGNMAVAVLRREDIERELPGLITLIQHTNK
- a CDS encoding HAD family hydrolase, whose translation is MKIIWFDFGGVLSPSIPELFDSYYEKTGIPAQLLHKAMKSVADEMNMDVLAPIEIAAITEQEWGTKLRKHLQTIAPEIDLSKARLEHFGEQWFDGIKPNPHMIALFHQVRSSGLKAGILTNNVVEWESHWKRVVGITDQADIIIDSCKIGFRKPQSEIFVIAAREAGVRPEECLLIDDVEDNCSAANQMGWKSVHFRESASVVAQVSDLLLTREGAMI
- a CDS encoding MFS transporter translates to MQTQALEAKSSSTLTLLCILIAVFVVPTSISGTAIALPAISASLHPQTASLQWVVNAFNLTFASFTLAWGGLADVFGSKRTFVTGCILYFLASVLSWCAGNIYVLDAARALAGIGGAAIFSCGSAILIQTFSGVKRTRAFALFGTTAGLGITFGPTLSGWLLGIAGWREIFLIHALSLFVVLILSTSVSGASKKIDKLTFDFYGIVLFIIALFLIMSGITQGAELGWTSNTTIIQLGLGCSVFLAFVVAEKKAASPVINFALLGNQFFLSLILIPVVASFCFVTLLTWFPTWLIAVKNLSPVESGLVMLALTAPVLVLPIIAGKLVTRGIPASFLLIVSLFLFVGGLGLLWIFSHDVMPLPRILLCLLLVGAGMGLSAGLVDGIALSAVEPQEVGRAAGILNTFRLGSEAIAVAVYGSLMSGSISRFLSSQPTPEGMNAKQYLADVVSGSTPAAVRGDWFESIYTLAFTHTLQVMLIIALIISLSVIFMLQNRSVGADH
- a CDS encoding AfsA-related hotdog domain-containing protein, yielding MSFTESAVDELIIETGSYNYQSTIPKSCVHRAAIGEVFLTDIRKINDNKYITAGYLPKSHIYFNDLNSNVTGKKVYDAILLLEICRQSSIYVTHNFFDVPYSAKFVFDDADFTLLESEIEYKESCSNVIIEVNVIERKHRKMTLTGLIFQMDIYVDGNLCARKEMNISWMEVLKWNRLRSNRPQECYNTMIHQRASALSVGRQLPLNVVISNIQLNKDTGTTTLVIDQNHPSIFDHHLDHVPGMLLIEAFRQTAIVTMQHYFDTLNDHLVISRYRINFQRFCEFNLPVYCHIDVGNILNTKNEEHIIIPMIISQGDNVISQAELTVTNKK
- a CDS encoding cytochrome P450; protein product: MLVPATYQQPGKIRLLSGHEAWHVINYHEVKKILTSNACLRAPSNLPDAPSILPTLTPKDLLLNLDFPHHSRMKRFVAKDYSASSLAWLIPHTKDAIETLWHHVKDYREFDLYQEVLDPLAVQINCLLLGIPVEEKDYFRVLSVTVQKASAHKVDELITRFTELYEYLFEHVRGLRPHSEEGMIARFMSMRDSSSPPLSDEELTALLLGSLLGGDQNTLTVMTKIFYAMLFTGSLWKQVVAYPDTTEQVVNELIRLTNLGTASAFPRICSEPVELASVCIPAGATIYPDVYLANRDPSVYAEPRVIDPFRDGPRHLQFGYGMHHCMGQELAKLEICAAIRTIAQLAPDLKLSAEIPPENYQWDEGIILRRPAQLPVCLTGITEKVN